TCCGCGCGCTGGAAGAAAAACTCGGCATGAAGGTCAACGTGAGTCCCGATTCGCACTTTGTCGGCGCGCTGGGCGCGGCGATCTTCGCTCTCGAACGCGCAATGAAAGTTTCGAGTTCCGAGTTCCGGGTTCCGAGTTCAACGCGAGACCCGCAACCCGAAACCCGAAACTGAAAGCGAGGTTTCCATGCTTTTCGTAGCCGGCATCGACATGGGCGCCAAGAGCACCAAGGTCATCGTCATGGATGGCGAGAGAAAGGTGCGCGGCCAGAGCACGATCAGGACCCGGCCTGATTTTACCGCGGTCTCCAAAGACGCGCTCCGGATCGCGCTCGAACAGGCCGGGATCAAAGAGAGCGACCTGAGCTATGTCGCCACCACCGGATTCGGCAGATACAATGTTCCGTTCCGCGACATCCAGATCACCGACATCACCTGCGTCGGACGCGGCGCGGTGTTTCTCTTTCCCAAGACCCGCTGCATCCTCGACATCGGCGCCCAGAGCACGCGCGCGATCCGCGTCCTGGAGAACGGAAAGGTCCACGAGTTTCGCACCAACGACAAGTGCGCGGCCGGCGCCGGCGGCTTCATCGAGCGCGCGTCCAAATATCTGGAGATCACGATCGAGCA
Above is a window of Candidatus Binatia bacterium DNA encoding:
- a CDS encoding acyl-CoA dehydratase activase; the protein is MLFVAGIDMGAKSTKVIVMDGERKVRGQSTIRTRPDFTAVSKDALRIALEQAGIKESDLSYVATTGFGRYNVPFRDIQITDITCVGRGAVFLFPKTRCILDIGAQSTRAIRVLENGKVHEFRTNDKCAAGAGGFIERASKYLEITIEQVGDLSMRADKPQTISSVCAVLAESEIINHVSNGQTVENILYGVHQSLASRAMALLKRVGLEEEITFVGGVARQKGMVKALEETLKKKVNVSDEPEMVGAIGAALLALKRLEKIRQEPKEQAMVA